A DNA window from Oryzias latipes chromosome 5, ASM223467v1 contains the following coding sequences:
- the ddit3 gene encoding DNA damage-inducible transcript 3 protein, translating into MTAEWLHLPPPYPPGVGPLYGAELEAWYEDLQDILGSDTGGAKLARAPTYSEKEPEFLDVLESCSLTWLTDGNQSMSESVHRTTEEIHTAQPLHHTSSSSSSSSSCMSPAVAEERQVEADRGRNGDSSTGGSSDLLPPEFFELLSEGGVGTMDSSGAVISSGYYYHHQHHHTSHVQPASPSASEEELPCVPDSPSCSSSASQSPSQNCSPPSSPVSSPSVYLSSRLGKRKRTAGERANSALSSFSSSMQRSPYSSTKKSRKEREQENERKVQELTEQNERLKAEIERLGEEVQRTRRALIERLVNTRK; encoded by the exons ATGACTGCCGAGTGGCTACACCTGCCCCCGCCGTACCCCCCTGGTGTGGGGCCGTTGTATGGTGCAGAGTTGGAGGCGTGGTATGAAGACTTGCAAGATATTCTGGGCTCTGACACGGGAGGGGCAAAACTGGCACGCGCCCCCACATACAGCGAG AAAGAGCCAGAGTTCTTGGATGTTCTGGAAAGTTGTTCTCTCACCTGGCTGACTGATGGAAATCAGTCGATGAGTGAAAGCGTCCACAGAACAACAGAGGAGATCCATACCGCCCAGCCTCTGCATCACacctcatcctcttcctcctcatcgtCCTCTTGCATGAGTCCAGCTGTTGCAGAGGAGCGGCAGGTGGAGGCTGACAGAGGGAGAAATGGGGATAGCTCGACAGGAGGCAGCAGTGACTTGCTGCCTCCTGAGTTCTTCGAATTGCTGAGTGAGGGAGGAGTCGGAACGATGGACTCAAGTGGAGCAGTGATCAGCAGCGGCTATTATTACCACCATCAACACCACCACACGAGTCATGTCCAGCCCGCGTCCCCCTCAGCCAGCGAGGAGGAGTTGCCCTGCGTCCCAGATTCTCCATCGTGCTCCTCTTCAGCATCCCAATCACCATCTCAAAATTGTTCTCCTCCCTCGTCGCCGGTTTCCTCTCCCTCAGTCTACCTGTCCTCTCGGCTGGGAAAACGTAAGAGGACCGCCGGCGAGAGGGCCAACAGTGCCTtgtcctctttctcctcctcgATGCAGAGGTCACCCTACTCATCTACCAAAAAGAGTCGCAAGGAAAGAGAGCAGGAGAACGAAAGGAAAGTGCAAGAGCTGACAGAGCAGAATGAGCGCTTAAAGGCAGAGATCGAAAGGCTGGGAGAGGAAGTGCAGAGGACACGGAGAGCTCTGATTGAGAGGCTCGTCAACACCAGAAAATGA